The Aliiroseovarius pelagivivens DNA segment GGCCTCGATGGCGAAATACTGGGGCACCGAGGTCCAGAACGAGATCATGCATGAATGCCTGCAGCTGTTCGGCGGCTATGGCTACATGATGGAGTACCCCATCGCGCGGCTTTACGCGGATGCGCGGGTGCAGATGATCTATGGCGGGACCAACGAGATCATGAAGGAATTGATCGCGCGGTCGATTGATGTGTAAACGGGGCTACCCCTCACCTTTATGCAGGCACTGACAAAGGATCACGGCATGAACGCAGATAAGCCCCTTACGGGATTGAAAGTCGTTGAGATCCAAGGGCTTGGGCCAACCCCCTTCGCAGCCATGTGGCTGGCGGATATGGGGGCGGATGTGGTGCGTATCCAGCGCCCGAACCTGAAGGCGCTGATCCCGCAAAAGGTCGATGTGCTGAACCGGGGACGCGGCTTTGTCGAGCTGGATTTGAAGTCTGAAGCTGACCGCGCCACCGCGCATGATCTGATCAGCCGCGCCGACATGCTGATTGAAGGGATGCGCCCCGGTGTCATGGAACGTCTGGGTCTGGGTCCAGAGGATTTCCCGGCAAACCCTGCGCTGGTCTATGGCCGCATGACGGGCTGGGGCCAAAGCGGCCCACTGGCCCATGCGGCGGGGCATGACATCAACTATATCGCCATCTCGGGCGCGCTTCATGCCATAGGCGGCGATCATCCAGTGCCGCCTTTGAACCTGCTGGGCGATTTCGGTGGCGGCGGCATGTATCTGGTGGCCGGAATGCTGGCCGCCCTTCACGCTGCAAAAACCACAGGCCGTGGGCAGGTGGTGGACGCGGCAATCACCGACGGAACCGCGCATCTGATGGCGATGATCTATTCGCTTTACGGGTCCGGCATCTGGGCCGATCAGCGCGAGGCGAACCTTCTGGATGGTGGCGCGCCTTTCTACACGGTCTATGAATGCGCCTGTGGCGGCCACATGACGGTGGGGGCGCTGGAAGCAAAATTCTATGCCGAGTTCCTCGAACGGATCGGTCTTGCCGACGCCAATCTGCCCGCCCAACACGACGTCGAAGGGTGGCCCCAGCTGCGTGCCGCCTTTGCAAAACGTTTCAAGGAAAAGACCCGTGACGCATGGGCCGAGATGCTGGAAGGCACGGATGCGTGCTGCGCCCCGATCCTGTCGCTGGCCGAGGCTCCGGCCCACCCGCACAACGCAGCCCGGGGCAGTTTCGCCACGATCGACGGGGTGGCGCAGCCCAGCCCAGCCCCACAAATGTCAAAGAGTGTTCTGCCTGCCAAAGCCGGGGAAGAGAAAGCGCCTCAGAACGTTTCCGACGTTCTGTCCCGCTGGGCCCGCTGAGCCACCGGATCGTCCCTGACACGTTTGACGCCTCCGAAAGAAAAAGTCGAAAAAACTTCAACTTTCGCCCTTGCAAACCCCCAGCGGTCCAGTTAATTCCCCCCTACCGCGCTCTGGTAGCTCAGCTGGATAGAGTACCTGACTACGAATCAGGGGGTCGGGGGTTCGAATCCTCCCCAGAGCGCCATTTTCCTTCTTCTTGCTGAATACCTGATGGATTTGTCCATTGTGTCATCTGCTTCATGCTGACCTGCAGGTGGCTAAACCGCCTTGCCGGCAGCCTTTGACCGCTTCTGCCGCTGCGATATAGGTGACAGTATGAGCAACCTGCGCCACCTGCATCCTACGTCCGTGATCGCCATTGATGGCGGAGGCACGAGATGCCGCCTTGCACTGATAACCGAGTCCCAGCCCGTGTTGATCGAAGGTGGGTCGGTCAATGTCACCAGTAACTTTGACGCAGCCGTTCGCGAACTGTCACGTGGCCTCGCGGCATTGGCACAGAAAGCCGGCCTAACCACTTCGGACCTTGCAGCTTTGCCCACCTATGCAGGTCTGGCAGGTGTCATGGATCAGGGCATGGCGCAGAAGGTGACCGCCGCCCTGCCACAAACGCATATCCGGGTCGAAGACGACCGGCCGGCGGCATTGCGCGGGGCATTGGGCACCACCGATGGCGTCGTGGCACATTGCGGCACAGGTTCTTTCATCGCCGCTCAGGTCGCTGGTCGCACCCGATTTGCAGGAGGATGGGGGGCCGTTCTGGGTGATCCGACCTCGGCGCAATGGGTCGGGCGGCGCGCGCTAACCTTGACGCTGGAGGTGGTAGATGGACTGCGCGCGACCTCGGCACTATCGGATCGCTTGTTGGCGAAGTTCACCGGCTGCGCAGGCATCGTCGCCTTCGCCGCGACTGCGCGCCCTTCCGACTTTGGCGCGCTGGCCCCGGCGGTCACCGAACACGCTCTCACAGATGATGCCATTGCCTGTAAAATCATGAACGAGGCCGCTGAGGACATCACCGCGCTTCTGCCGAAACTCGGCTGGACCCCTGGCATGGCACTGTGTTTGACCGGCGGGATCGGGCCACATTTCGCACCCTATCTGCCGGATAGTATTGCGGCGAACGTCACCGCTCCGCAGGGCGAACCGCTGTCCGGTGCGTTCGAATTGGCGCAGATGTATCGCGACGAGCTGAGCAATGGCACATAGTAAAGAACAGGGCAGCATGACAGACGTCACCATAGCTTTCCGCAATGGTTGCATCTTCGACGGCACGCAGCTGTCGGAACTGATCCACATCCCGCACGACCTCGACCGGATTGCATTTCTGGATAATTCTCCGCCACTCTTGCCCATTTCGAGACTGATATGACCATTCACAGCATCGAGGCGCTTCGTCGCGCAGCCCGCCAGATTTTCATGAAAGCCGTCGAGGCTGCGGACCCTGCTCTTGCAGTCCGACAAGCGCTTACTCACGCTCCGCTTCCAACGCCCGGACCGAAGGGGAAAAGCTATGTGATCGGCATCGGCAAAGCAGCACCCGCGATGATGCGTGAGGCGCTGAAACACATTGACGGCCCGCACCACGCACTGTGCATCACCCACCCAGAGAACGAGGAACAGGTCGAGGGCGTAACTCTTCTGCACGGCGCTCATCCGGTGCCCAATGAAAGCAGCTTGGCGGCCGGACAAGCCGTGAAGGATCTGCTTTCGCAGGCCGGGGCAGAAGATCGCGTGATCGCCCTGATCTCGGGTGGTGGGTCGGCGCTGATGGCGCTGCCTGCAAACGGAATCTCGATCGAGGACAAGGGGAAGGTCAGCGCGCTATTGCTGGGGGCAGGCATCGACATCACACAAATGAACCTTGTACGCCAACAGCTTAGCCAGTTGAAAGGCGGCGGCATGCTGCGGGCAGCAAGCCCAGCGCCGGTGACGGCCTATATCCTGTCGGATGTGATTGGCGATGATCTGCGCGCAATTGCCAGCGGACCCACGGTGGCGCCCATTGGCACGCGAGGCGACGCGCGCGCGATCTGCGAAGCGGCTGAGATTTGGGCGGACCTGCCCGCGTCGGTCCAAAAGCATCTGTCGCAAACGGGAACGCCTGATACGGCACCCCAAGCCGCCCAGAACCTTCTAATCGGGTCGAACCGCCACAGTCTTCACGCCGCCCAAGCGGAAGCTCGAAGCATAGGCGCGGTTCAGGTCGTCTCGGACATGTTGACCGGGGATGTGAGGGACGCGGCAACCACCCTTCTGGACGCGGCCGAGTCTGCACCTTCCGGCACCTTGTCCGTACTTCTGGCCGGTGGAGAGACCACCGTCCAACTGACCGGTACGGGTCGGGGTGGACGCAATCAGGAACTGGCGCTTCACGTGGCGATGGGTGCTGCTGAGCGTGGGCTGGATGACAGTTGGGTCTTCCTAAGCGGCGGAACAGACGGGCGCGATGGTCCGACTGATGCGGCGGGTGGCATCGTGGACGCAGACAGTTTGCAGCGAATGATTGCCAGCGGAACGGATCCTGCCGCGCTTTTGCAAAACAACGACAGCTACGCCGCCCTTGCCGCCTCGGGTGATCTGTTGATGACCGGCGCGACGGGCACCAATGTGGCCGACATCCAGTGTTTTCTGATTTCCAAACCCTAGACTGACAAAGCCGGGCGCCATCCATTGGCGCCCGGCTTTGTCGATGGGTCAGTCTTTGCCCAAGAAGGTCGTGATCTCGGCACCGACTTCTTCGCGCTGCGTATACATCAGCAGGTGTCCGGCAGGATACACATGCAGCTTGGCGTTTGGCAGCATGTTGGACAGCAGGATCTGATTGGTGATTGGGATCAGCCCATCAAATTTCCCTGCAATTACCAGCGTGGGCTGGGTCAACGTGCGCAGCCACGGCAGGCTGGTCCAGTTACACATTGCCCGCACCTGCGAGAAATACCCTTCCGGGCTGGGACGAATGGCGTGCTTCGAGTACTCGCGGAATTCAGCCGGGGCGAAGATCGCCTCGCCGCCGTACATCAGGGGACCGATGAAATTACCATAAGCTTTGCTGGTAAAGCGCATCGGGAACATGATTTCGGTCAGCGCTATGGGGGTGCCCCACCAGCTGCCAACACCACCCGCGGAACAGATGGCCAACACCAGTTTCGCCACACGATCCGGGACCGTATGGGCAATCTGCTGTGCCAAGGCACCACCCCACGAAATGCCGAGAATATCGAAGTTCTCAATCCCGACCTCGTCCAGCACCTTGAGGGTGAATTCAGCATAGTCTGGAATGGTCGAGACCCCATCGATCATATGCGATCGGCCCGTGCCGGGCATGTCGATTGCGATCAGGCAGCGGTCGTTGATCTCGTCCAACAAGGGCAAAAGCACCTCGATGGACTGGGCAAGACCGTTACACACCAGTAGCGGCGGAAGGTCCGAATTCACGACCCGATGGAAGTAGCGGATCTTGGCGCCGTCCACCTCGATCATATGAAATTCGGACTTGTCGATGGTATCGATCACTTCTTGAACGCCCATTACCCCTCGCCCTCAAGCACATAGGTGCCGGGCGCATCGGCCAGACGCTTGTACTTGCGATTCCCCAGCGTCTTGGCCGCTGCGCCGCGCGCAGCAGGGTTGTGCTGGTCCAGCCACTCCAGCCAATGGGGCCACCAGCTGCCCTCGGTCAGCGATGCACTTTCCTGCCAGCCTTCGGCGCTGGATTGGTCCGAGCCAGCGGCCCAGAATTTGCGGCGGGTTTTAACCGGGTGATTGATCACAGTGCCCGAGACATGGCCACCGGTGGTCAGCACGAACTCGGTCGGGCCGGACACTAGGTTGGTCGCAGTGAACGATGTTTTCCACGGCACGATGTGGTCGCCGTCTGCGGCTACGAAATAGCACGGCACATCGATGTTGCTGGTATCGACTGGCGTTCCGCAAATGGTCAGCGCGCCCGGCTCTTTCAGCTTATTGGCCATGTACATTTCTTCGACGAAGAAACTGTACCAATTGGCGGGCAAGTTCTGCGTGTCTGCGTTCCAATACAGCACGTCAAACGGCGCAGGCGATTTGCCCATCAGATAGTTTGAGACAACAAAGCCCCAAATGGATTCGTTGACATGCAGCATTGCCATAGCGTTGGCGATGTCACGGCCTGGCGCGACCTTTTCAGACTTGAGACGCTGGTTGTAGGCTTCGACTTGCGGCTCGTCGATGAACACTTTGATCTGCCCTGAATCCGAGAAATCGATCATCGTCGACAGGAAGGTTGCGGTCCCCAGCTTTGCTTTCAGATCCTCAGGCATGACAGCCAACGCTGCGACCAGCATCGTTCCACCATTGCACCAGCCCATTATATCCACCGAGTCGGATTTCGAGACCTCGGTGGTGACACGCAGAGCCTCGAATATCCCATCCGAGACATATTCGTCCCAACCCAAGTCGCCCATTTCAGGGCTCGGGTTGCGCCATGCGATCATGAAGACGCTCTGCCCTTGTTCAAGCAGATAGCGGATCATGGATTTCTTTTCGTTCAGGTCGAAGATGTAGAATTTGTTCACGCAGGGCGGCACGATCAGGATCGGCGCTTTGCGGGTCTTCGCAGCCATTGGTTTGTATTGGATCAGCTCGATCAGATCGTTGCGATAGATGACTGACCCCGGCGTGGTCGCAAGGTTCTTTCCGACCTCGAACGCATCTTCATCGGTCGTGCTGATATAGCCCTTTTCCAGATCCTCCATCAGGTTCTGATAGCCATCAATCAGGCTTTGCCCACCGGATTCCTGCGCCAGTTTCTGCGCTTCAGGGTTGGTCGCCAGGAAGTTCGACGGCGACATGTTGTCGGCCGCAATGCGCGCGTAAAAGCTGAGCTTGTCCTGTTCCTGATCCGACAGCCCGGCTTTGTCGGCCATGTCCACCATCGCCTTCGCGGTAAGCTCGTACGAATGACGCAGCAGGGGGAAGACACCTTCGTTCCATGCGTCACCCCGGAAACGGTTGTCCTTGGACGGTTCAAGCCCTTCGCCAGCTTTCAGCGCAGTGGTCATCCACAGCTTCGCCATGTCTTTCTGATAAGACATCCAGGTTTCAGCCCAGGCGCCGAAGGGATTGTCCCCGGATTTATTCATGTCTTCCAGCAGTTTGAAGAATTCTTTATTCATGCCGCGCGCCTTTTGATTCCGGTTTCTCGCGCCGCAGTATCCCAACGAAATGCTTCACGAGTTTTTCAATACGGTCCTTTAGATCAGTTTTCGGCCGTCTCTCGGGCCGAATTTAGCTTTCCCTGAAGCTTTTCATCTTTCTCGGGTATCATCGAGGCCAGCCCCTCGATCAATCCCGAAAGGTGCGCCGCTGGCACCTTGTCTTCGATTTGTGACAGCATCAGGCCGCCATACACTTCCCACATCTGGGCCCGAAGCGCTTTGCCCGCATCGGTGATCCGCAAAACCCGACCGCGCCGATCGCTTGGCGCAGGGCATTGCGTGACAAGCCCGTCATCCACCATGCGCTTTATCGTGCGCGACAGGTTGGGTTGGTCGAACAGGGATTGGCGCTCTAACTCGTTTTGACGCATCCCCTCTTCTTCACGCTCCAACGCCCACAAAATGTCATACCACGCAGCTGATGGCAGCCGGGCGCGTTTCAGCTCGGACTCGAAGGTTTGCGTGACCCGTTTATGGGCGATGTTCAGAAGCACCCAGATCGCGGTGGTCTGATCATTTGGTTTCTTGTCCATTTCACATTCCCGTTATCGGCAGATGTGCCGTCTTCCCCTACGCGCTCATTTTAGATACATGCACATGCATCTATTAGTTTATCCCACGCTGTCCTGCAACATGACAAAGGAGCCGACACAATGAAACCACTTCTGACCGCTGCCACCCTTGGACTGGGCCTTGCTGCCGCCGGAACTGCCACTGCCGAGATCTATAAGTTCGACCCCGGCCACACCGAAATTCGCTTTTATTACAATCACGCCGGCCTGTCGGAACAGTCGGGCCAATGGAAAGTAATCGGCGGCGAAGTTGACTTCGACCCCGCCAACATCGCGGCCACAAAAGTCACCGTGACCGTGGACCCGGCCAGCGTCGACACAGGCGTTGGTCCGCTGGACGATCACCTGAAAAGCGCGGATTTCTTTGACGTTGAGAACTTCCCCGAGATCACCTTCACTTCGACCGGGGTCGAGCAGACCTCGGACAACACCATCACGCTGGTGGGTGACCTGACGATCAAAGACAACACCAAGCCGATCACAATGAACTTCACCCTGAACCACAATGGCCCTCACCCGCTGGGCGAATTCTTCGACTATTACCAAGGCGAGTGGATTGGTGTTCAGGGCACGGGCGATATGCTGCGTTCTGACTATGGTGTCGGCATGTTCGCACCCGTGACATCCGACGAAGTACGTCTGGAAATCTCGGCCGAAATGCGTGCAGGCGGCTGGGAATAATCATGCGTCTGACGAACACGACACAAAGCTGGGGGGCGCTTGCGCGCCTCCTGCACTGGGCGATTGCAGGGATCATCCTGTATCTACTGGGGCTCGGTGTCTGGATGACTCAGTTCGTGACCGACGCATTGGCACAGTTTCCGCTGGTGCAGACCCATAAAAGCTGGGGCTTTGTCGTGTTCGTTCTGGCCGTGATCCGCGTGGTCTG contains these protein-coding regions:
- a CDS encoding PHA/PHB synthase family protein, which codes for MNKEFFKLLEDMNKSGDNPFGAWAETWMSYQKDMAKLWMTTALKAGEGLEPSKDNRFRGDAWNEGVFPLLRHSYELTAKAMVDMADKAGLSDQEQDKLSFYARIAADNMSPSNFLATNPEAQKLAQESGGQSLIDGYQNLMEDLEKGYISTTDEDAFEVGKNLATTPGSVIYRNDLIELIQYKPMAAKTRKAPILIVPPCVNKFYIFDLNEKKSMIRYLLEQGQSVFMIAWRNPSPEMGDLGWDEYVSDGIFEALRVTTEVSKSDSVDIMGWCNGGTMLVAALAVMPEDLKAKLGTATFLSTMIDFSDSGQIKVFIDEPQVEAYNQRLKSEKVAPGRDIANAMAMLHVNESIWGFVVSNYLMGKSPAPFDVLYWNADTQNLPANWYSFFVEEMYMANKLKEPGALTICGTPVDTSNIDVPCYFVAADGDHIVPWKTSFTATNLVSGPTEFVLTTGGHVSGTVINHPVKTRRKFWAAGSDQSSAEGWQESASLTEGSWWPHWLEWLDQHNPAARGAAAKTLGNRKYKRLADAPGTYVLEGEG
- a CDS encoding alpha/beta fold hydrolase codes for the protein MGVQEVIDTIDKSEFHMIEVDGAKIRYFHRVVNSDLPPLLVCNGLAQSIEVLLPLLDEINDRCLIAIDMPGTGRSHMIDGVSTIPDYAEFTLKVLDEVGIENFDILGISWGGALAQQIAHTVPDRVAKLVLAICSAGGVGSWWGTPIALTEIMFPMRFTSKAYGNFIGPLMYGGEAIFAPAEFREYSKHAIRPSPEGYFSQVRAMCNWTSLPWLRTLTQPTLVIAGKFDGLIPITNQILLSNMLPNAKLHVYPAGHLLMYTQREEVGAEITTFLGKD
- a CDS encoding glycerate kinase type-2 family protein → MTIHSIEALRRAARQIFMKAVEAADPALAVRQALTHAPLPTPGPKGKSYVIGIGKAAPAMMREALKHIDGPHHALCITHPENEEQVEGVTLLHGAHPVPNESSLAAGQAVKDLLSQAGAEDRVIALISGGGSALMALPANGISIEDKGKVSALLLGAGIDITQMNLVRQQLSQLKGGGMLRAASPAPVTAYILSDVIGDDLRAIASGPTVAPIGTRGDARAICEAAEIWADLPASVQKHLSQTGTPDTAPQAAQNLLIGSNRHSLHAAQAEARSIGAVQVVSDMLTGDVRDAATTLLDAAESAPSGTLSVLLAGGETTVQLTGTGRGGRNQELALHVAMGAAERGLDDSWVFLSGGTDGRDGPTDAAGGIVDADSLQRMIASGTDPAALLQNNDSYAALAASGDLLMTGATGTNVADIQCFLISKP
- a CDS encoding BadF/BadG/BcrA/BcrD ATPase family protein; the encoded protein is MSNLRHLHPTSVIAIDGGGTRCRLALITESQPVLIEGGSVNVTSNFDAAVRELSRGLAALAQKAGLTTSDLAALPTYAGLAGVMDQGMAQKVTAALPQTHIRVEDDRPAALRGALGTTDGVVAHCGTGSFIAAQVAGRTRFAGGWGAVLGDPTSAQWVGRRALTLTLEVVDGLRATSALSDRLLAKFTGCAGIVAFAATARPSDFGALAPAVTEHALTDDAIACKIMNEAAEDITALLPKLGWTPGMALCLTGGIGPHFAPYLPDSIAANVTAPQGEPLSGAFELAQMYRDELSNGT
- a CDS encoding YceI family protein; this translates as MKPLLTAATLGLGLAAAGTATAEIYKFDPGHTEIRFYYNHAGLSEQSGQWKVIGGEVDFDPANIAATKVTVTVDPASVDTGVGPLDDHLKSADFFDVENFPEITFTSTGVEQTSDNTITLVGDLTIKDNTKPITMNFTLNHNGPHPLGEFFDYYQGEWIGVQGTGDMLRSDYGVGMFAPVTSDEVRLEISAEMRAGGWE
- a CDS encoding MarR family winged helix-turn-helix transcriptional regulator, which translates into the protein MDKKPNDQTTAIWVLLNIAHKRVTQTFESELKRARLPSAAWYDILWALEREEEGMRQNELERQSLFDQPNLSRTIKRMVDDGLVTQCPAPSDRRGRVLRITDAGKALRAQMWEVYGGLMLSQIEDKVPAAHLSGLIEGLASMIPEKDEKLQGKLNSARETAEN
- a CDS encoding CaiB/BaiF CoA transferase family protein, with product MNADKPLTGLKVVEIQGLGPTPFAAMWLADMGADVVRIQRPNLKALIPQKVDVLNRGRGFVELDLKSEADRATAHDLISRADMLIEGMRPGVMERLGLGPEDFPANPALVYGRMTGWGQSGPLAHAAGHDINYIAISGALHAIGGDHPVPPLNLLGDFGGGGMYLVAGMLAALHAAKTTGRGQVVDAAITDGTAHLMAMIYSLYGSGIWADQREANLLDGGAPFYTVYECACGGHMTVGALEAKFYAEFLERIGLADANLPAQHDVEGWPQLRAAFAKRFKEKTRDAWAEMLEGTDACCAPILSLAEAPAHPHNAARGSFATIDGVAQPSPAPQMSKSVLPAKAGEEKAPQNVSDVLSRWAR